The DNA window AGGGTGGTAATCAAGTTGTGCAAGGTATTCATGGCCACGCGACGGAAAATCAATCCTGTACCGAAGCCAGGGTGAATAAAACATATCGGAATAACCCCTGAAAGTCCAGTTGCGGTGCAGGTAAACAAGGATGCCGGAGTAGATGCCACGTTCGTTTTGGTTGGCACTACTTTCACCGAAAGCATTGCTGTAAAGATTTTGATAATCAATGCCGTAATTCCGGTAGAAAAAGGAGAGCGATACCGATGGGTGCAGTGGTGCATGAAAGCCGGCGAGATAAGCCATTCCGCCATTTTCACTTCCTGAAATTTCACCAAATACATTGAACCGGTTCACGATGAAGTTTACATCCAACCCGTAATTCAGGTTATCAGTTCCCTGGAAATTGAATTTGCGGTAGAGCTGGTCGGGCAAGGTAAGCGGTTTGTCCAGGGAAGTTTTATAGGTTGTAGCTCCAACCTGGAATTTATTTTTTCTGAAGACGATATTTCCTCCGTAAAGGGTCTCACCGATGATTTTACGGTTGGCCATTTCGGCGTTGGTTCGATGATAGCCGGTTTCCTGTATGGAAGTCACGAATTGGATTTCCTGGCTCACTGTATCTACCTCTCCCATGTTTCCATCAATTTTTTTGGAAGAATAAAACCCTGTTATCTTGAAATTTCCCAGTCCAACAGTGGCTGCAGTTCCGCGCATATAGCGGTTTTCATCCACTGATGTGCTGGGTCTTAAGCGACGCTGATTTCTCACCAGCGACCCGGCATCGGGTGATTTCCCAAAATACAACCCCGACCATAACGTCAGCCCCTGGCCAAACTCCAGTTGGTAGTCGCCAACTACAACTTCATTAACAATGCCCAGGTCGCTCATGTAAGCAAATCCTGAATAAAAATCGAATCCCTGTGGCTGCGATCCTTTGAAAAATTCCTCCCCGGCATCCTTTTCGGCAGTCAGCCCCACCCTTATCCTGTTGAAATAGTTGAACCCATAGCGCATGTAGTATTTATCCTGGCTTCCCAGGAAATAGCTGTTGGGTTTGGCCGCTTTTGCCGAATCGCTCAGATCAGCATAGCCTGCCTGTTGCTGCAGCACACGGGAGTAGCGTAAAAAAAGATCGTGCCGGCCATATTTCAGGACATCTTTCATATCTAATTTTGCCTTAGATTGCTCCGCCGAAACGATGACAAATGGCTCCAACAACTCGATCAGGCTCTGGTCAAAACCTTCAACTGTCTGTAATTCATAGATACTCGCAAAGGGTCCGTAAATATTCCGGTACTCGATGATTTTGTGGATTTGAAAATCGCTTAGGAAAAAGATCCGTTGAAACTGTTCATACGGAGCAAAGTTGAGGTTAAGCGGGTTTTCGAGGAAATAAAACAAATCTTCGAACAATTCAGTGTAATCAAGTTCACCCTCAGTTTGCTCAGCAATGAGTTCGATCCGGCTGATAAGTAATTCCCGGTCTTCCATAGAGATGCGGGGCTGTTGGGCAAAAGTGTTTTGAGAAATCAGCAAAGAAAAAAACAAAGAAAATGTAGCTGATTTTAACAGCAAATTTCCCCGGACGTTATGTTGAATCCGCGTATTCATAAGGCTTATTTAAAGCTGTAGGTCAATGAAATCTGTGGCGAATAACCCAGCACATGATGCACCGAAGAGGCAAAGTCAACTTTGAGGCGGTTCAGGTTGAGGCCAAAACCAAAGGTGTATTGTCCCGGATTGGACGACAAGCCGCCTCTTACAAATACTTCATTGATGATCCGGTATTCGAGGCCGAACCGGAGTGCCGGATCAAAATCGGTTTCCTTTTCGGCTTCAACGGTCAGCATCAGGTTTTTATCAAACGAATAGGCTGCGCCAATCCGCAGAATGGCCGGGATACGTTCGTCGGCGTATTCAACAACTTTGGCGTGGATCGGATTAAACACATGAGCGCCAATGCTGAGGTTTTCATTGATCTTTGATTGAATGCCGGCCTCAAAAGTAATCACCCCCTTTTTGCCGTAATCATCCCCAATCGAGGTTATCAGGTAATCAAGCTGCAGGCCGGCGGCAAAATTCTCCCCGAACTTCCGTGCATACGCCAATCCGACTTTGCTTTCGTTGTAAAGGTCAAATCCGAAATAGGAAAACTTTATCCCAAACACCCCCGAATTGACCGGAAGCACAACACCACCCGTGTTCAGACTCAGCTCTTTGACAAGGAAACGATTTTCGAAATAAACACCGGCAGCCGGCTGGTTGTAAAAGGCCAGCCCGGCCTGGTTGTTTTGCAGCGACCAAAAATCGGCCAGCGCCACCGAGGCATTCCCCATGGCCGCCGAACGCCCTCCCTCTGGAACATTACCTGTGGCCATCAACATCAAAGGAACAACCCAAAGCACAGAAAGAGTCAGGATTTTTTTTCGTAACATGTGCGTTGCTTTTCAAAGTTATGTAAATGAAGTTTTTAAGTCATTGAACATCGGATGAAGTGTTGCAAAAAACTGAAGCACCATTATTCTCCACGTAGAACCATTTTCCAGCCGTTAAGTGATAAATTTCTTCGATGGCCAAAATTATCGAAAAAATAAAATCAAAAGATATTTTTTTTCCTGCCATTTGATTTTGTCCTTTTAGTAATTTTACCTCATAAAATAATTGCCATGTTTACTCAATATGCGCTTATCATTTCGATTGTGTTGCAGTTTGCTGCAGTAGTGATTGTGGTCAGTCTGATCAGGGCAACCAAGTACAATTCCAGTTGGATTCTGCTTTCAATAGGTTTAACTGTGATGGCCGTCAGGCGGGCGATCGAATATCTTCCGTTTTTAAACAAGGAATTAACCAATGATGTACTTGCACTCAACAGTTGGCTGGGAGTGTTCATTTCGCTGCTGATGCTGGTGGGGATGTTTTATGTAAAAAAAATGCTGAACTACACATTTAAACTGGAGGAAACGCGCGCCGCTGCTGACAAGCGATTGCTGAACACCATTATCCAAACAGAGGAAAATGAACGAAGAAGACTGGCCAAAGAACTTCACGACGGGCTTGGACCGCTGCTTTCTTCCGTTAAACTCTCGGTTTCGGCCCTCTCGACCGAAAACCGGGTTGGTAATCAGGCTGAGATCATGAAAAATATTATAATTTCGGTAAATGAATCCATTCATTCGCTCAGAGAGATTTCGAATAATCTCAGTCCTCATGTACTCGACAGTTTTGGAATACCAACTGCCATCGAATCATTTATCGACAAGCTGGAAAAATCCGGAAAAATCCGGTTTGAGTTCAGGACAAATCTGGGTAATAAGAGATTCCCGGGCAATACCGAAATCATCGTTTATCGCACGGTTTGCGAACTGATCAACAACACCCTTAAACATGCCGAAGCCCATAAAGTACTGATCAGTCTGGATGAGGAAGCCGGACTGTTAAGGTTGCTATACCAGGATGACGGTAAAGGGTTCAGCCAGGAAAAATTGCTTTTGGATGAAAATCAGGGGATGGGTTTGAGTAATATCCGATCAAGGATCAACTCACTGAACGGAAAGTTTGAAATCGAAAGCTGGCCGGGTGAAGGGATCATCGTTACGGTTGAGATCAACATTCAAAACGAAACTGAGACAGTAGCAGCTCAACAATAATTCATCGTCATTTAATCCTTTATTTACAACATGCTGGCATTCAAATTGACTATCGTAGATGACCATAAACTCTTCAGGGATGGCCTGAAATTGCTGTTGACCAATTACTTCCCCGGGATTGAAATTTCGGAAGCACAAAACGGAATGGAATATTTAAAGTTGCTTGAGCATTTTATCCCCGACATTACACTGATGGACATCAATATGCCCGGGATTGACGGGATTGAAGCAACACACAGGGCTGTGGAGCTGTTTCCTGAAATAAAAATCATCGCCCTTTCGATGTTTGGAGATGAGGTCTATTATTTCAAAATGATCGATGCCGGAGTAAAAGGTTTTTTGCTCAAAAATTCTGAAATCAGCGAAGTGTGTGAGGCTATCGAATCTGTGCTTGCCGGCGGTCACTATTTCTCTAAAGAATTACTGCTGAGCATTGTCAAAAATTTCCATAAAAGCAGCTTACCGTCAGAAGAGTCGGTCAGCCTGTCCGAACGCGAAACCGAAATTCTCAGCCTGATCTGCCAGGGGCTTAATAACCAGGAGATCAGCGACAAAATTTTTATCAGTAAAAGAACCGTTGACAAACACCGGGCAAATATCCTTTCCAAAACCAATTCCCGCAATACCGCCCACCTGGTGATGAATGCCATTAAGAATCATTGGATAAGTATTTGATTTATTGCCGGATAAATTTTCAAAATCTGATTTTGTGTTCAGCTTAGGCTCCAGCCTATTTCGATGCAGTCACCCCGTGAATGCTATCAAACGAGCACCAGATTATCATTTTCAGTGACTTTTGCTAACGATTCACGGGGTGACTTTC is part of the Bacteroidales bacterium genome and encodes:
- a CDS encoding helix-hairpin-helix domain-containing protein: MEDRELLISRIELIAEQTEGELDYTELFEDLFYFLENPLNLNFAPYEQFQRIFFLSDFQIHKIIEYRNIYGPFASIYELQTVEGFDQSLIELLEPFVIVSAEQSKAKLDMKDVLKYGRHDLFLRYSRVLQQQAGYADLSDSAKAAKPNSYFLGSQDKYYMRYGFNYFNRIRVGLTAEKDAGEEFFKGSQPQGFDFYSGFAYMSDLGIVNEVVVGDYQLEFGQGLTLWSGLYFGKSPDAGSLVRNQRRLRPSTSVDENRYMRGTAATVGLGNFKITGFYSSKKIDGNMGEVDTVSQEIQFVTSIQETGYHRTNAEMANRKIIGETLYGGNIVFRKNKFQVGATTYKTSLDKPLTLPDQLYRKFNFQGTDNLNYGLDVNFIVNRFNVFGEISGSENGGMAYLAGFHAPLHPSVSLSFFYRNYGIDYQNLYSNAFGESSANQNERGIYSGILVYLHRNWTFRGYSDMFYSPWLRYRIDFPSRGHEYLAQLDYHPNRKMEMYLRYRFKQKQLNETTDPNMIKAGETIKESFRFHASYAAMRQLLLKSRIEFLRYKLPDRGFQDGFLIYQDVQYQPDNKPFTVTLRYALFDTDSYDERIYAYENDVLYAFSIPAYYYKGSRFYILMKYEISEKIDLWLRFAQTYYGNKTTISSGITEIDGNIQSEVKVQMRIKL
- a CDS encoding response regulator transcription factor, producing MLAFKLTIVDDHKLFRDGLKLLLTNYFPGIEISEAQNGMEYLKLLEHFIPDITLMDINMPGIDGIEATHRAVELFPEIKIIALSMFGDEVYYFKMIDAGVKGFLLKNSEISEVCEAIESVLAGGHYFSKELLLSIVKNFHKSSLPSEESVSLSERETEILSLICQGLNNQEISDKIFISKRTVDKHRANILSKTNSRNTAHLVMNAIKNHWISI
- a CDS encoding sensor histidine kinase, coding for MFTQYALIISIVLQFAAVVIVVSLIRATKYNSSWILLSIGLTVMAVRRAIEYLPFLNKELTNDVLALNSWLGVFISLLMLVGMFYVKKMLNYTFKLEETRAAADKRLLNTIIQTEENERRRLAKELHDGLGPLLSSVKLSVSALSTENRVGNQAEIMKNIIISVNESIHSLREISNNLSPHVLDSFGIPTAIESFIDKLEKSGKIRFEFRTNLGNKRFPGNTEIIVYRTVCELINNTLKHAEAHKVLISLDEEAGLLRLLYQDDGKGFSQEKLLLDENQGMGLSNIRSRINSLNGKFEIESWPGEGIIVTVEINIQNETETVAAQQ